CAGCTCGGCCTGCAGGACTGAGCCGCAACGAGTTCCGGTGCCACCAACGCTCGGCCGGTTGACCGGACGCGGGAATCATGTTCTCGGCTTCGTTTGGCTAACGCTTCTAACGGTAGGGAGGGTTCAGGCGCGTGAAGTGCTGGCCCCGGAGCTGCACGAGGTAGCTGGCGCGGGAGGGTTCGCGGTTGTCGTCGAACCCCGGGCTGGGTCCCGCTGCCGCACGGGCCCTTAGTGTGGTCAGGTGCTGGCGTAGCGCGAACCGCGTGCCGGCTCCGTCCTTCACGGCGCTGCGGATGAACTGGAACGCGTCGTACGCAAAGGCAGCAAAGGCGTTCGCCGGAACACCGAACTGCGTCCGAAAGCGAGCCGCGAAAGCCTGCGCCGCAGCGGCGCCCGTGCGCGGATCGAACAGCGTCGAGAACACGCTGCCCTGGAGGTAGCGGGAGGTCGTGCGCGCGAGCTCGTGATCGAAGCCGACACTCGGGGCCAGCAGCTGGACCGAGCGAGCTCCCTTCGGCGCGGCGTTTCCCGGCGCGGTGGGCCACAGTCCTGCAGCCGCGAGTGCGGGAGCTATGAGGGCCAGTCGGTGGGCTGTGTCCGGCAAGAACAGCGCGTCAAAGCGCTGGCCGCGCAGCTCGCCTACCAGCGTTCCAAACGAAGTTGCCTCGGGTGGATAGTCGATTCTTGCCACCAGCTCGCCGCCCGCGGATCGCACGCCTAAAGCGAACGCACTCGCCATGACCTCGCCGTAGCCACTGGCCGGGTACATTACCGCGAATCGGGTGTAGCCCCGAGCGCGCGCAAAGCGCAGCAATTGCTCGACCTCTCCCTGTGGCGTCGCAAACAGGCGAAAAATCATGGGCCCCGTCTGCGTCAACCGAGGGGCCTGGCTGAGCGTGATCATCGGCACGCCGAGCTCGTGTGCTCGCTTGGCCGCCGCTTCGGCTGCTCTCGCGTCGATGGGGCCGATGATGGCTGCGACGCGATGCATCCGAGCCAGCTCGTCCACGGCGGCCGTCGCGCGCGCCGGATCCCCCCCGTCATCTCGAAAAACCACCACCGGAGCGTTTGCAGGCAAGGGACCCCTCGGTGGCAAGCCAGCCGCGAGCATGATGCCGTGCAGGGCAAGCTGTCCGAGCTCCCTGGCCCGGCCGCTCAGGGTCAGGATGACTCCGACGCTGCGCATGTCCACGTCCGTTGCGCGCTCGGCACGCGCCGCAACGGCCTGCAGTTCATCGTCGAGCTCGAAACCTCGATGCTCGAGCTCGGCCAGAACGGCGCGCACACGCGTGAGATCACCCATGGCATCGGCGTCTCTGAGGGCTCGCCGGGCTACCTGACCCCACACTTCGCCCCGGTGCTCCAGCTCGCGGTAAGCCCGCTGGATCTGGTCGCCGCCGGCTTCGTGGTGCACCAGCTTTGCGACGCGTGCGCGCACGCGCTCTCGATCTTGCTCGGCGAGCGGAGCATCTTCGGCCCTGTGCAGTACAGTCAGCGCGTCCATGTGGCGTTCCAGCTTCACCAATGCGTCCGGAAGCGACCACAGCAGCTTGGCGGTCTCTACCGGGTCGATGGTGCGCCCCACGAACGGCGACAGGAAGCGCACGGCGCTTTCGTACTCCTGCGCCGCATGCAGCGTCAGCCCCAGGTTGAAGCGGGCGTGCTCCGCCAAGGCCACGTCCGTGTGATCTGCCACCTGCTCGAACAGTGTCAGGGCCGCATCGAGGTCTCCGGCATCAAGACGGATCCTGCCAAGCTCGAGCCGTGCTATGGCAGCCAGGGGATCATCGGAGCGCATGGCAAGAAAGGCTTCGTAGCGAGTCGCTGCCTGTTCGATGTCGCCCTGTTCGGCGAAGGTCCGAGCTTCACGCAGCTCGGCTTCCGCCTGCGGGTTGTCGCTCGTAAGCAGAGGTGACTGCCCCACGAAGCGGGGTGGCGTACGACGGCTGCAGCCCGGCGAGGTCAGTGCGGCCCCGAAAAGCATGGCGAGAGCGAAACGGCCAGCAACGCGTAGCGACACCGGTGAGTGCCCTGGCCAGCGGAGCACCCCATGCCGAGACAGTTTCCCGCCACCCGTGCGGAGCGGCGCTCGCCCTGACATCCTGTTGGGCATCTCAGCGCGGAGTGTAGTGACAGCGTGGGACGCGTCCATACTTCTTCGGATCGGCGAGGGCCGGCCGCAGCTGGCAAAGGCACGACGACGAGCAATACTGCTGGTACAGAGCTTCCCTTGCGCCCGATTTAAAAGTACATCATCCCTGAAAGCCCATCATCTGGGGCCTGAACGCTTGCATGGTGTGGGAGCGTCTGGTGGTTGAGCGGCGACAGGTCGAGCTGGTTAGGGCGCGCAAGCTATCGCCTGATGTGCGTCAGCTCGGCTTGAGCTGCGTCGACGACCGGCCTTTCGCTTTCTTGGCGGGCCAGTGGGTCAATCTGGAAGTACCGGTCGACGGCCAGACCCTGACCCGGGCCTATTCGCTGTGCTCCGCTCCGGACCTCGAGCGCCCGGCGCAGATCGAGATCGCCGTGACCCGCGTGCGAGGTGGGCCTGCTTCCTGTGTCCTGCACGAGCTGCCTCTGGGCAAGCGGCTCGAGATCCACGGTCCCCACGGCTTCTTCACCCGGGAGCCCGCGCCCGAGGGAAGCGCGCTGTTTATCGGCACAGGCACGGGGCTGGCTCCCTTGCGCGCGATGTTGCAACAGGAACTCGCTCGGGACGGCGTAGACGACTTGGCTTTGCTGTTTGGCTGCCGGAGTGAACAGGATGTGCTGTGGGAGAATCAACTGCGCCAGTGGGCCGAGAAGCACTCGCGGTTCTGCTACGAGGTCACACTCTCACAGGCAGGGTCCAACTGGAAGGGGCGCGCAGGCTACGTTCAGCATCACCTGGCCGACGTGCTCGCCCCGCTGGGAAGACCCCACGTGTACGTCTGCGGCCTGTCGAGAATGGTCACCGAGGTGCGGCGGATCCTCAAGAACCAACTCGGCTACGAGCGGCGCTGGATTCACACCGAGCGCTACGATTGACCAGCTCGTACTACGGGCCCTTGGGCTGCTGGTTATGACAGACTCGGTGCCGTGCCCCCGGCTCCGGCTGCTCGGGGGCTCAAGGGTTTGCCCGCGAGGGGGAGCTGGATCGTGAACGTGGTGCCCCGGTTGGCGTCGCACTTGAAGGCCAGGCGCCCGCGGTGACGCTGCACTATGATCCAGTACGTCACCGCCAGCCCCTGGCCAATGCCTTGACCCACTTCCTTGGTGGTGAAGAAGGGCTCGAAGACCCGCTCTCGAATGTTCTCTGGAATTCCTGGACCGTCGTCCCGGATGCGTACGTGCACCCACGCTTCGCAGGACTCCGTCTCGACGAGAATCCGGCCCTTGCCAGCGGACCCACGAGGCCTCCGCTCGGAGAGGGCCTGCGCCGAGTTGGTCAGCAGATTCAGCAACGCCTGCACGAGCTGAGCAGGCTCGGCAGACGCAGGCGGCAGCGGTTCGCAGAGGCTCAGCTGTACGTCGGCCACGTCCTGCCAGTGGCAGCGGCTCAACTCGATGCTGGTCTTGACCAGCGCATTGACATCTGCCGGGCAGCGTTCCTGATTTCCGGGGCGAGCGAGCTCTCGCACCGTTGCCACCGTGGCGCTCGCCTGCCGCACGCCCCATTGGGCTTGCTCGAGCGCCATGGGTATCTCTGCTCGCAGGTACTCGAGCTCGTCGCCTTCGGCCACGCAGGTGCTCGAGTTGCCGAGGGCCAGGCTGAGCGTGCGAAAGGCATCGCCAAGGAACTCCAGGTTGCTGGATATGTACTGCATGGGCGTGTTGAGCTCATGGGCGATTCCCGCGGCCAATTGGCCGATCGCCCGTAGCTTTTGCGCCTGCAGCAGCTCGAGCTGGCAGGCCTGGCGCTTGGCGACCTCTGCCTTGAGGGCGCCGTAGGTCGCTTGCAGCTCCTGGTATCGCTCGCGGAGGCCTTGCTCCAGGGTGTCGATTCTCCGGGCAGCCTGGAGCCGAAGCGCCCACTTATCCGATAGTGTGCGCGCCAAGTAGCGGACTTCGACGGGCTCGAAGGGCTTCTTGAGGATCAGCAGTTGGCTCGACTGCGAGACGGCAGCCTGCAGGGCGGTCTCGATCTCCGGGGCAAAGGAACTGCAAAGCACTACTTCGAGCGCGGGGTCGTGCCGCCACAGCTCGGGGATGATCTCGATCCCCGTAGGGCCCCCGGGGAAGTCGTAATCGACGAAGGCCACCCTGAAGGGTCTGCCCTTGTGGACCGCTTGCTTCACCTCGTCTAGACCACCCTGCGCGTCGTAGGCGGAAACCAGCTCGAAGCTGGCTTGGTGCGGTCCCGCTTGGATCTCGGTCGTTCCCAGCACCCTGCGGAAGACCGTGTGCAGCATCTCGTCGTCGTCCACTATGAGGACGCGGGGGGGGGCGTCGCCATGCTGACCGGGGGCTGGTGTGGGCACGATTCTCCCTCTGGCCCCCGGAACGGGTTGGTGGCGTTGAGCCGGTGTGCAGTTGTCGCCCCGCGGGGTTACAACGGCCAGGCTGGGCGGATCTGAAGCGGGCGATTTGGGCGCCTGCTCTTTTGGCCCGCAGCGCGAACGAGCCGCCGAACCAGCTGTCGCTGGCTCCCGCTCGACGCTCGAGTACGTGCTCGCTCGCGAGGCGACAGAGCCGGAGTGCAAGCTGTCCTTTCAAGCCGCTCACAATGCCTCAGGTGGCTGGCCATCGAGGATGGCTGTGGGCTGGACGTCGCGCAGCGGCAGCCGGACCACGAACGTGGTCCCTTCGCCCTTCCGTGTCTCGAACTCCAGGGAGCCGTTGTGCCTGTCCACGACCACGCTGCGGCAGATGGCGAGTCCTTGTCCGGTGCCGCGGCCTACCTCCTTGGTGGTGAAGAAAGGATCGAATATGCGTTCCTGCACTTCCCGTGGAATGCCTGCACCCGTGTCTTGAACTCGAATCTCGACGCTGTCCTGCAGGCTGGAAGTGGTCACGCAGATCGTTCCCCGGGCGCTCGAGCCATCGCCGACCACATCGGCCACCGCGTGTGCCGCATTGACGATCAGATTCAGGACCACTTGGTTGATCTCGCTCAGAACGCAGGGGACCATGGGCAGGCACGGATCGAGCTCGGTCTCCATCTCGGCCACGAATTTCCACTCGTTGCGGCTGACCGCGATCGTGGCCTCTATCGCCTCGTTTAGATCGCTCGGGACCTTTTCCTCTTGGCCGACATGAGAGAAGCTCTTCATCGTTCTTACTATTTTGGCGATGTGCTCGACGCCCTCCTTGGCCTGCTCTGCGGCTCGCGGTAGCTCGGAGCGCAGGTATTTGAGCTGAATACTGTCCTCGGCTCGCTGAAGTGCCTGGCGTGCCTCAGCCAGGCCGTCGACCGTGTCGGCCTGCTTCTTCAGGCATTCCGTTGCTGTGAAGACCTCTTCGAGGTCTTGAAGGGACTCCAATATGAATGCGAGATTGTCGCCGACGTACTGCGCGGGCGTATTGACCTCATGGGCGACACCGGCAGCAAGCTGGCCGATGCTCTCCAGTTTTTGGGCGAGCCGCAGCTCGGTTTCGATCCGCTCGCGCCGGTCCATCTCGAGCTTCAACTTCTCGACCGTCTGCGCTAGATGCACGCGACCGCGATGGAGCTCGGCAAAAACAGCAACCTTGGAGACCAGTATCTCCAGGTCGAGGGGCTTGAACAGGTAGTCCACGGCGCCGGCCTCGTAGCCACGGAACAAGTACCTCTTTTCCTTGCTTATGGCCGTTAGGAAGATAATGGGCAGATAGCGTGTCTCTTCATTTTCGCGAAGGAACTGCGCAAGCTCGAAACCGTCCATGCCCGGCATCTGCACATCGAGCAGCACCACGGCAAATTCGTGGCGCAGCGTCGCGCGCAAAGCCGCTTCTCCTGAGTCCGCTGTTACCACTTCGACGGGCAGCCTCTTCAGGGTGGTCTGGATCGTGAATAGGTTCTCGGACCGATCGTCGACCGCCAGGACTTTGACAGGGGATTCGTGTCGATCTCGGCCCAACACGTTGGAGGCGGAAGCCCGCGGCAAGGCAGAGCCTTTCATCGTGCGGACTCGCCGATGGCAGGGTAGTCGTGCTGCGGGGAGTCAGCGTTGTTCTTGCGAAAGATCCGCAGGGAGGAATCGACGGTTGTGAACCCGCGTTGGCTCAAGGGAGCGCCCAGCATCTCCCTGCTTCCAAGGCAGAGAAAGCCGCCGGGCGCAAGGCTCGATGCGAAGAGGTCGAGCGTCTGTAATTGAAGCTTGGCATCAAAGTAGATGAGGACGTTGCGACACAGGATCAGGTCGGCCGTCAGGAAGCTCCGATCGCGTACGAGGTTATGGTGGGAGAACTTGATCGACCGACGAAGAAAGCTGGAGATCCGAGCGCGGCCGTACTGGGCATGGACATAGCTCGAAAACGGGGCCAAACCGCCGGAACGGTAGTAGTTGGTGGCGTACCCGCGGAGATGGTGCAGCGGAAGAATGCCGTCTTCGGCCGTGGCAAGGGAGATGGAATTGTAGTCGGTGGCGTAGAGACGGCAGCGGTCCAGGCAACCTGCTTCGTGCAGCAAGATCGCCATGGAGAAGGCCTCCTGGCCGGTTGCGCAACCGGCGTGCCAGACTTTCACCACCGGAAGCTCTCGAAGAAAGGGAACCACGGCCTCGCGCAGGGCTCGGTAGAACGGCGGGTTGCGGAACATGGCGGTCACGTTGATCGACATGTCATGCAGGAACGCGGCAAAGAGCTCCTCGTCTCGCAGCATCCTGGCCAGAAGCTCCGAGACCGTGTCCACGCCCGACTCCGCCATGCGGTGCGCCACGCGCCGTTTCAGGGAGCTACGGGCATAGCGGCGGAAATCGTAGCCATAGCGTTCGGCTATCCCGTGCAGCAAGAGGTCCAGCTCGAGGTCCTGTAGCTTCGCGTGTCTCACGACGCCTTGAAGAGCCAAATACGCAGCAGCGACAGCAGCCTGTCGATATCGACGGGTTTCGTCATGTAGTCGTTGGCGCCGGCGTCGAGGCACTTGGCTCGATCTTCGAGCATGGCCTTGGCCGTGAGCGCGATGATGGGAAGCTCGGCAAAACGTTCTTGAGCGCGGATGCGGCGCATGGCTTCGAAGCCATCCATCACGGGCATCATGATGTCCATCAGTACCAGTTCGATGTCGTTTTCGTGCGCGAGCTTCTCGAGCGCCATCCGGCCGTTGTCGGCCATGAGTACGTGCAGGCCGTGCTGGCGCAGGACGCGAGAAAGCGCGAAGGTATTGCGCATGTCGTCGTCGACCAGCAGCAGCTGCCGTCCCTGGAGCATTTCGTCAGGGTCATGCAGCATGCGTATGATCTGCTGCTGCTCGGAAGTCAGCGAGGCATCGACAGAGTGCAAGAAGAGCGTGGTTTGCTCGAGCACGCGCTCCTTCGTGGGAGCCTGCTTGACAACTGCGCGGACCCGGCGTCGCAGCCGGCGTGCCAGCGCTGGGGGCAAGGGGGAGCTCGAATGGACGATCACCGGGGGCAGAGGATCGAGGTGGCCTCGAGCGTGCTCGTCCAGCAGTGCCCTTGCTGTCTGTCGTGGATCCGAGGTGTTCACCACGATGCAGTGGCAGCGTCGAGCGGCGCACATGCCGAGGGCCTGTCCTGCCGTAGAGGCCAGCTGCACTTCGGTTTGCCGGTTTTCGAGCAGCGGAACCAGAGACCGGCCGCCATGGTCCTGGGACTCGATCACGAGCACGTGGCGGGCATCTTCGGAGAGGTACTCCTCGATACTGCCGAGGGCGGCTCGTATGGCGTCGGCGCTGGCCGGCTTGCGCAGGAAGCCCACCGCGCCATGGCTACGTGCCAGATCGCCTGCGTCCCTGCCCGACAGGACGTGTACCGGAATATGGCGGGGCCTGGGGTCGTACTTGAGCTGGTCGAGCACTCGGGCACCTGGGATATCCGGCAGGCCCAGGTCAAGCAGAATCACGGTGGGTCTCATACCCAACGCAAGCTGCAGGGCGCTCGCGCCGTCGGGGGCCGCCACGCACCTGTATCCCCGGCTGCGGGTGAGCTCGACCAGCGCCTGCGCGAAGCTTGGGTCGTCCTCGACTACGAGAGCGACCTTGTCGCCTCGGGCGATCCGGTTCCGGTCGTCCTTGACAAAGCCGGCCCCGCAGGTGCTGAGCGCGCTCACGGGCGCGGGAGTAGCCCTGGCAGCTGCCTCCCCGCGAGCAGAGGGTCGCTTCGAGTTTCCCTTGTGCCTCGCGCTCTCCTTGGCCGGCGCGGCAACGGAAGAGGCCGGCGAGGATCCGTTGCGCCTCGAGGCAGCAGTACTTGCGCCTGTGCTCGAAGGCGCGCCCCGAGCCGACGCGGAAACGCTCATGGCGTGGCCGACCGGCATCGACTTCCGCCCTGGCGGCAATGAGCCCCCGGCGGGAAGATAGAGCGTAAAGGTGCTTCCCTTGCCCAGCTCGCTTTGAAGCTGCATCTCGCCACCCAGCAGGAGAGCGAGCTGGCGTGAGATCGATAGACCCAGGCCGGTGCCTCCGTACTGGCGGCTGGTGCTTCCGTCGGCCTGACAAAAGGCATCGAAAATGGATTCCTGGCGATCCCTGGGGATCCCCGGGCCCGTGTCTCGGACAGAGAAGCCAACGGCCCCGACCGATCTCAGCTTGGGGTTGCGCAAGACCGTGTCCTTCGCCGGTGCGTGCACCGTCAGCGTGACCGATCCTTGCTCGGTGAACTTGAGCGCATTCGAGAGCAGGTTCTTGAGCACCTGCCGGACGCGGTGGATGTCTGTGGAGATGAACCCGGGCAGATCGTCGGCATGTTCGATCAAGAACTTCAGGCCTTTGACCTGCGCGTGGGCCTCGAACTGGTCCTTGAGTCCATGGAGAATGCCGGCGATCTCGGTTGGCTGAACGTCGACTTCCAGCATGCCGGCTTCCACCTTGGACAGGTCGAGGATGTCGTTGATGAGCGAAAGCAGATCCTCCCCACCGTGATGGATGATCTCGGCCGCCTTGACTTGCTCCTCGCTGAGGTTGCCATGCTCGTTGTCTGCCCGCGATCTGGACAGGATCAGCAGACTGTTCAGGGGGGTGCGCAGCTCGTGCGACATGTTGGCCAAGAACTCGGACTTGTATGTGTTGGCTAGCTCGAGCTCGCGAGCCTTTTGCTCCGTGACCGTCTTGGCGGCTTCAAGCTCGGCGTTTTGCTTGGCCATGGCAGCACGCTGCCTCTCCAGGGAGTCGGTCTTTTCCTCGAGCTCCTGGTTCGCTGCCTGCAACTCCTCGCTCTGCACCTTCAAGCTGTCCTCGGACTCCTTCAGTGCCTTGGTCTGCTCTTCGAGGGTCTCGTTCGCGGCTTCGAGGTTGTGCTGCTGTCCCTGGAGCTCGCCGGCCTGCCGTTGCGTCTCGTCGAGCAATTCCTGCATCTGTTGGCGCGCCTGCGCAGAGCCGAGCGCGATGGCGACGCTTTCGGAGACCGAGCTCAAGAGCTCGAGCTGCGCCTCGCTGAAGGGCTCGAAGGCAGCCAACTCCAGAACGCCTTTCACGGCCTCGTTGTGCAGCAAGGGTGTGACCACGAGATGCCGAGGAGGGCTCTGCCCCAAACCGGAGCGCACCACGACGTAGTCATCCGGTACCTCGCTCACCACGATGCGCTCCTTTTCGAGAGCCGCCTGTCCTACAAGACCCTCTCCGGGCTGGTAGCGGTTGCTCAAGTGCTTACGTTGCGTGTAGGCATGGCTGCCAGCGAGCTGCAAAGATCCGTCTTGCTTGGCGACGTAGAGGGCACCGACCGGGGCATTCAGGTACTTGGCCAGGTAGCTCACGACCCGGCGGGCCAGTGCCGCGATGTCTTGCTCTCCGCGCATGGCTTCCTGCAGCTCGGCGGCTCCCGTCTTGGTCCAGCGCTCGAGCGCGTTCTCCTGCGAGTACTTGCGCAGGCCCTCGATCATCTGGTTGATGTCGGCGGCAAGCCTGCCGATCTCATCGCGGGTGGAGACCGCGACATCGCAGTCGAGGTCGCCGTCCGTGACCCGTTTGACGCCGCGAGAGATCTCCGTGATGGGTCGCACCACGTAGCGGGTGAGCACAAACGTGACCAGCAGCGCCACAAGACCGATCGCGAGTACTTCGACCCACAGCATGTGCATCTGCCGCTTCGACTCGATGAAGACGCGATCGAGGCTCATGGCGAGCAGCACATGACCGATCGGGTGCATGCCGGAGGCGATAGCCTGACGGACGACAACATGCCGCTCGAGCAGCTCGGTGGCCTGCCCCTTCATGGGGAGCCGATCCAGCTCCGGAGGCGGGTTACCCGACTCGGCCAGCACCTTGCCGCTCGCATTGCTGACCGCTACGTAGCGGCAGTCGCGCAGTTCCATGGCTTGCTCGATCGCGGCCCTGATCAGCTCGGCGTCTTGGAACTCGACGGCCGCATCCAGATTCTCGGCGACGAAACCAGCCGTGACCTTGGCAAGCGTGAACAGACTCTCGCGCAGCTCCTTGGTCTGGGGGTGCAGGGAGCGGTAGGCAAACACACTGATGACTACCAGCAGCGAGAGGAAAGCTCCTGTGATCTTGAGTCGGATGGACATGGCGCTTTAGGAGCCCACTGCGCTGATGCGACTCGCATCTGACGAACCAGCTCGGCGATCTCGAGAATCTCTGGCTTAACTACTCTTGACGACGGCCGGGCCGCGCTACTTTAGCCCGCGTCGGTCATCAACCTGATGCCGGATGCGAGGGCGACGATGCAGCAATGGCAGGTCCCATTTCGAGGAAGAGGACGCGGCGGACGGCGCCGGACCGGCCGTGGGGGGCGATAGAGGTCAGGCGGCTGGAGGAGACTAGAACCGCACGTTGTAGGTCACGTGTTCCCGTTTCATGCTGCGGGTGACAGGGAAGGTCTGCGCGCGCACGAGGGGCTCGATACAGCTTCGCAGCGATTCGGGCACCACGGACACCGACATCAGCAGGCCGTCTTCGACTACCAGAACCAATCTCGCGAAGTACTGCGGGGGATCGACTGTACGCAGACAGGCACGCATCTGGCGCTTGACGGGACCGAGAGTCTGCTCCACGACATCCGGCGTCAGCCGGTCGGGGACGTCGGACGATCGCGAGGACTGCGGCGAGAGCGACTGCGGCGAGAGCGACTGCGTCTGGTCTGGATCGCCGCGGGCAATTTCGCCTTCGCGTTCCCTCTGCTGCTTTGCCTGCCGCCCGGCATCGAGCAAGTCGAGGGCCAGCCGGATGCGCTCGTCGACACCAGGGGTTGTCAGGGCGTCGTTCGCGATCTTCTCGAGCAAAGGACGAGCCTGCTCACCTTGGATCGTGGCCAGGGCTTTGGCGGCGGCACCCACGGCCTGCACGAGATGCTCGTCGGCGGAATCGGCATGGTACGCGCGCAGAAACCGCGTCAAGGATGGCACCGCGCCGGGCCCCCCAAGCGCCGCCAGCGAGGTCACGATGGTGGCCAGCGCGTCGGCGGGTGTGGCCGGATCGTTGAGATGCTCGATCAGCATCGGGGCTGCTGCGCCTAGGTTCATCGTCTTGGCCGCCAGGGCGAGCGACTTCACTGGCGGGGGCCGGGTCTTGGTCAGGTAGTTGGCGTAGCGACCCAAAGCGGCGAGCACGTGATCTTTGCCGTTTTTTCGGGCTGCTAGCGCGCTACAGGCTGCGCCACGGACCCCTTTGGCAAGCAGCCGGTCGTCGCAAAGCCCTATCAATCGCTTGGTCACCAGCGGGCCGGGCATCTTTGCGAGTCCTTTGGCGACCAGCAGCTGCACTGGAACGAGCCGAGCATCGTGGTCACCGATGACCTCGACGATCGCGTCGAGGCCGTCGCCCGGCGCATGGTTCGCAACCCGCGCCGAAGGTGGCTGCGATACGTACAATTGGGTAACGAGACTGGGTACGCCCGCTTGTGCCGTCCACAGCTGCTCTCCGCCGGCCGCGTCGAGCAAGGTCAGCGTACCCTGCTGATCCGCGATCAGAAGACCCGTCCGCACTGCGCGGGCCCCCACCACGTCACGCGGCAGCAGTCTCGCCCACTGCACGGCATAACTGCTGGCGTCCAAGGCCAGGGCTACGCGATAGAAGGTCAGGTAGAGCCGGTCGCCTTCGGGGTGGACTCGCATTTCGCGTACAGTGGGTCTGAGACTCAGCCGGATCCGGTGCGTGGCGCTCTTGAGCGCCC
This genomic window from Pseudomonadota bacterium contains:
- a CDS encoding tetratricopeptide repeat protein; this encodes MSLRVAGRFALAMLFGAALTSPGCSRRTPPRFVGQSPLLTSDNPQAEAELREARTFAEQGDIEQAATRYEAFLAMRSDDPLAAIARLELGRIRLDAGDLDAALTLFEQVADHTDVALAEHARFNLGLTLHAAQEYESAVRFLSPFVGRTIDPVETAKLLWSLPDALVKLERHMDALTVLHRAEDAPLAEQDRERVRARVAKLVHHEAGGDQIQRAYRELEHRGEVWGQVARRALRDADAMGDLTRVRAVLAELEHRGFELDDELQAVAARAERATDVDMRSVGVILTLSGRARELGQLALHGIMLAAGLPPRGPLPANAPVVVFRDDGGDPARATAAVDELARMHRVAAIIGPIDARAAEAAAKRAHELGVPMITLSQAPRLTQTGPMIFRLFATPQGEVEQLLRFARARGYTRFAVMYPASGYGEVMASAFALGVRSAGGELVARIDYPPEATSFGTLVGELRGQRFDALFLPDTAHRLALIAPALAAAGLWPTAPGNAAPKGARSVQLLAPSVGFDHELARTTSRYLQGSVFSTLFDPRTGAAAAQAFAARFRTQFGVPANAFAAFAYDAFQFIRSAVKDGAGTRFALRQHLTTLRARAAAGPSPGFDDNREPSRASYLVQLRGQHFTRLNPPYR
- a CDS encoding FAD-dependent oxidoreductase — protein: MVERRQVELVRARKLSPDVRQLGLSCVDDRPFAFLAGQWVNLEVPVDGQTLTRAYSLCSAPDLERPAQIEIAVTRVRGGPASCVLHELPLGKRLEIHGPHGFFTREPAPEGSALFIGTGTGLAPLRAMLQQELARDGVDDLALLFGCRSEQDVLWENQLRQWAEKHSRFCYEVTLSQAGSNWKGRAGYVQHHLADVLAPLGRPHVYVCGLSRMVTEVRRILKNQLGYERRWIHTERYD
- a CDS encoding ATP-binding protein, with the translated sequence MPTPAPGQHGDAPPRVLIVDDDEMLHTVFRRVLGTTEIQAGPHQASFELVSAYDAQGGLDEVKQAVHKGRPFRVAFVDYDFPGGPTGIEIIPELWRHDPALEVVLCSSFAPEIETALQAAVSQSSQLLILKKPFEPVEVRYLARTLSDKWALRLQAARRIDTLEQGLRERYQELQATYGALKAEVAKRQACQLELLQAQKLRAIGQLAAGIAHELNTPMQYISSNLEFLGDAFRTLSLALGNSSTCVAEGDELEYLRAEIPMALEQAQWGVRQASATVATVRELARPGNQERCPADVNALVKTSIELSRCHWQDVADVQLSLCEPLPPASAEPAQLVQALLNLLTNSAQALSERRPRGSAGKGRILVETESCEAWVHVRIRDDGPGIPENIRERVFEPFFTTKEVGQGIGQGLAVTYWIIVQRHRGRLAFKCDANRGTTFTIQLPLAGKPLSPRAAGAGGTAPSLS
- a CDS encoding response regulator; translation: MKGSALPRASASNVLGRDRHESPVKVLAVDDRSENLFTIQTTLKRLPVEVVTADSGEAALRATLRHEFAVVLLDVQMPGMDGFELAQFLRENEETRYLPIIFLTAISKEKRYLFRGYEAGAVDYLFKPLDLEILVSKVAVFAELHRGRVHLAQTVEKLKLEMDRRERIETELRLAQKLESIGQLAAGVAHEVNTPAQYVGDNLAFILESLQDLEEVFTATECLKKQADTVDGLAEARQALQRAEDSIQLKYLRSELPRAAEQAKEGVEHIAKIVRTMKSFSHVGQEEKVPSDLNEAIEATIAVSRNEWKFVAEMETELDPCLPMVPCVLSEINQVVLNLIVNAAHAVADVVGDGSSARGTICVTTSSLQDSVEIRVQDTGAGIPREVQERIFDPFFTTKEVGRGTGQGLAICRSVVVDRHNGSLEFETRKGEGTTFVVRLPLRDVQPTAILDGQPPEAL
- a CDS encoding protein-glutamate O-methyltransferase CheR, coding for MRHAKLQDLELDLLLHGIAERYGYDFRRYARSSLKRRVAHRMAESGVDTVSELLARMLRDEELFAAFLHDMSINVTAMFRNPPFYRALREAVVPFLRELPVVKVWHAGCATGQEAFSMAILLHEAGCLDRCRLYATDYNSISLATAEDGILPLHHLRGYATNYYRSGGLAPFSSYVHAQYGRARISSFLRRSIKFSHHNLVRDRSFLTADLILCRNVLIYFDAKLQLQTLDLFASSLAPGGFLCLGSREMLGAPLSQRGFTTVDSSLRIFRKNNADSPQHDYPAIGESAR
- a CDS encoding response regulator, with product MSIRLKITGAFLSLLVVISVFAYRSLHPQTKELRESLFTLAKVTAGFVAENLDAAVEFQDAELIRAAIEQAMELRDCRYVAVSNASGKVLAESGNPPPELDRLPMKGQATELLERHVVVRQAIASGMHPIGHVLLAMSLDRVFIESKRQMHMLWVEVLAIGLVALLVTFVLTRYVVRPITEISRGVKRVTDGDLDCDVAVSTRDEIGRLAADINQMIEGLRKYSQENALERWTKTGAAELQEAMRGEQDIAALARRVVSYLAKYLNAPVGALYVAKQDGSLQLAGSHAYTQRKHLSNRYQPGEGLVGQAALEKERIVVSEVPDDYVVVRSGLGQSPPRHLVVTPLLHNEAVKGVLELAAFEPFSEAQLELLSSVSESVAIALGSAQARQQMQELLDETQRQAGELQGQQHNLEAANETLEEQTKALKESEDSLKVQSEELQAANQELEEKTDSLERQRAAMAKQNAELEAAKTVTEQKARELELANTYKSEFLANMSHELRTPLNSLLILSRSRADNEHGNLSEEQVKAAEIIHHGGEDLLSLINDILDLSKVEAGMLEVDVQPTEIAGILHGLKDQFEAHAQVKGLKFLIEHADDLPGFISTDIHRVRQVLKNLLSNALKFTEQGSVTLTVHAPAKDTVLRNPKLRSVGAVGFSVRDTGPGIPRDRQESIFDAFCQADGSTSRQYGGTGLGLSISRQLALLLGGEMQLQSELGKGSTFTLYLPAGGSLPPGRKSMPVGHAMSVSASARGAPSSTGASTAASRRNGSSPASSVAAPAKESARHKGNSKRPSARGEAAARATPAPVSALSTCGAGFVKDDRNRIARGDKVALVVEDDPSFAQALVELTRSRGYRCVAAPDGASALQLALGMRPTVILLDLGLPDIPGARVLDQLKYDPRPRHIPVHVLSGRDAGDLARSHGAVGFLRKPASADAIRAALGSIEEYLSEDARHVLVIESQDHGGRSLVPLLENRQTEVQLASTAGQALGMCAARRCHCIVVNTSDPRQTARALLDEHARGHLDPLPPVIVHSSSPLPPALARRLRRRVRAVVKQAPTKERVLEQTTLFLHSVDASLTSEQQQIIRMLHDPDEMLQGRQLLLVDDDMRNTFALSRVLRQHGLHVLMADNGRMALEKLAHENDIELVLMDIMMPVMDGFEAMRRIRAQERFAELPIIALTAKAMLEDRAKCLDAGANDYMTKPVDIDRLLSLLRIWLFKAS